The following proteins are co-located in the Flavobacterium sp. CECT 9288 genome:
- a CDS encoding MotA/TolQ/ExbB proton channel family protein: MFSFIQLQADTLTNAASNVVIEKIAPNTEVSTLGFLLKGGIWLIPIGILLFYTFYLIVERYLYISKASKVDSLLLRDVRDHLNSGNLDLARSIAERNSTASGNIIKEGILVIGRPISEIESNMDRAADIEIGEMEKHLGHLGLIAGIAPTLGFIGTISGVIKIFYSISVTENISIGNISGGLYEKMISSGAGLIVGIVAYSGYHLLNGKIDNFALKIQKQVLEFVNIIQRS; encoded by the coding sequence ATGTTTAGTTTTATACAATTACAAGCGGACACCCTTACTAATGCTGCATCAAATGTAGTTATTGAAAAAATTGCTCCTAATACTGAGGTTTCTACTTTAGGATTTTTATTAAAAGGAGGAATATGGCTAATTCCTATTGGGATTTTATTGTTCTATACCTTTTATCTCATTGTAGAACGCTATTTATACATCAGTAAAGCTTCAAAGGTAGATAGCTTGTTGCTTCGTGATGTAAGGGATCATTTAAATTCGGGCAATTTAGACTTGGCTAGATCTATTGCTGAGCGCAACAGTACCGCATCAGGAAATATAATTAAAGAAGGTATTCTTGTTATTGGTAGGCCAATTAGTGAAATCGAATCGAATATGGACCGTGCTGCCGACATTGAAATTGGTGAAATGGAAAAGCACTTGGGCCATTTGGGACTTATTGCGGGTATCGCGCCTACCTTAGGTTTTATTGGGACAATTTCTGGAGTTATTAAAATTTTCTACAGCATATCAGTAACTGAGAATATTAGTATCGGGAACATTTCTGGTGGATTGTACGAAAAAATGATTAGTAGTGGAGCGGGTTTAATAGTAGGGATTGTTGCCTACAGTGGATACCACTTGTTGAACGGAAAAATTGATAATTTTGCATTAAAAATCCAAAAACAAGTTCTTGAGTTTGTAAATATTATTCAAAGATCATAA
- a CDS encoding biopolymer transporter ExbD — protein MSIKRKRRFHAEVATSSLSDIMFFLLLFFLIISTLANPNVIKMTLPKAQSNEKTNKQYISLSVTEDKKFYIDKQPVSFEELETTLMSKMGSAKDQTVIVRIPFNLQVQDLVDVLQIGVRNNLKFVIATSPK, from the coding sequence ATGTCTATAAAAAGAAAAAGAAGGTTCCATGCTGAGGTCGCGACTTCTTCGTTAAGCGACATTATGTTTTTTTTACTGCTTTTTTTCTTGATTATTTCAACACTTGCTAATCCAAATGTAATCAAGATGACCTTGCCAAAGGCACAATCAAATGAAAAAACAAACAAGCAATACATCAGTTTGTCAGTCACGGAGGATAAAAAATTCTATATTGACAAACAGCCAGTTTCATTTGAAGAACTCGAGACTACGCTAATGTCAAAAATGGGTTCAGCAAAAGACCAAACCGTTATTGTTAGGATTCCATTTAACTTACAAGTACAAGATTTAGTCGATGTCTTGCAAATAGGAGTGAGGAACAATCTAAAATTTGTGATTGCTACCAGTCCTAAATAA
- a CDS encoding helix-turn-helix domain-containing protein, protein MERKVKYNYEFKLRCVAEVLRKHRSVYSVAYENGISSSNLDRWIKFYIEFGNEGLLPRQKNKNYSINFKLKVLRAIENKSISLSKACLTFNIPRESTITSWQRKYEIEGAAGLQDKPKGRPVTMNFKRKQRKTDKPLTREEELLKELEYLRAENEILKKFNALVQAEQAKQNKRLKP, encoded by the coding sequence ATGGAAAGAAAAGTCAAGTACAATTATGAATTTAAACTTCGCTGTGTGGCAGAAGTTCTAAGAAAACATCGTTCGGTTTATTCGGTAGCCTATGAAAATGGTATATCAAGTTCTAATCTTGATCGCTGGATTAAGTTTTATATTGAATTTGGAAATGAGGGTCTTTTACCAAGACAGAAAAACAAAAACTATAGTATAAACTTTAAACTGAAAGTACTACGAGCTATTGAAAATAAGTCAATATCTTTGAGTAAAGCTTGTTTAACTTTTAATATTCCAAGAGAGTCAACTATAACAAGTTGGCAAAGAAAATACGAAATTGAAGGAGCAGCAGGTTTACAAGATAAACCTAAAGGCAGACCTGTAACTATGAATTTTAAGAGAAAGCAACGAAAAACAGATAAACCATTAACCAGAGAAGAAGAACTTCTAAAAGAACTTGAATATTTACGAGCAGAGAACGAAATTTTAAAAAAGTTCAATGCCTTAGTTCAAGCCGAACAAGCCAAGCAAAACAAAAGGCTCAAACCATAA
- a CDS encoding IS3 family transposase, whose product MFTSRERNFKKVQCLSSSRTSQAKQKAQTIMELRHKYDLEVLLNCMKMVRSSYYYYEKRSQLVDKYKDIKELIKQIYNHHKGRLGYRRITLVIRQKGIIINHKTVLRLMKSLGLKSLIRVKKYKSYKGEQGKITPNILQRNFKAANPYEKWATDVTEFNVSGNKLYLSPIIDLYNGEIISYELSERPNFNQITNMLKKSFKRIPNNTNLILHSDQGWQYQMKQYQTLLKEKGLVQSMSRKGNCLDNAIIENFFGILKSELFYIMKFRDINHLKTEIIQYIKYYNNERIKLNLKGMSPIQYRAHYYQN is encoded by the coding sequence ATATTTACGAGCAGAGAACGAAATTTTAAAAAAGTTCAATGCCTTAGTTCAAGCCGAACAAGCCAAGCAAAACAAAAGGCTCAAACCATAATGGAATTAAGGCATAAATACGATTTAGAGGTTCTACTCAATTGTATGAAAATGGTCAGAAGTAGTTATTATTACTATGAAAAAAGAAGTCAATTAGTTGACAAATACAAGGATATTAAAGAATTGATTAAGCAGATTTACAATCACCATAAAGGCAGATTGGGTTATCGTCGTATTACTTTAGTAATCAGACAAAAGGGAATTATAATTAATCACAAAACAGTATTACGATTGATGAAAAGTTTAGGATTGAAAAGTTTAATACGAGTTAAAAAATACAAATCCTACAAAGGCGAACAAGGAAAAATAACTCCAAATATTTTACAACGCAATTTTAAAGCAGCAAATCCCTATGAAAAATGGGCAACTGATGTAACAGAGTTTAATGTTTCAGGCAACAAATTATATCTATCACCTATTATTGATTTATATAATGGAGAAATAATAAGTTACGAATTATCTGAAAGACCTAATTTTAATCAAATAACCAACATGCTTAAAAAGTCTTTTAAACGAATACCTAATAATACCAATCTAATACTGCACTCAGATCAGGGCTGGCAATATCAAATGAAACAATATCAAACACTATTGAAAGAAAAAGGATTAGTACAAAGTATGTCTAGAAAAGGAAACTGTTTGGATAATGCAATTATTGAAAACTTCTTTGGAATATTAAAATCAGAACTGTTTTATATTATGAAATTTAGAGACATAAACCACTTAAAAACTGAAATTATACAATATATCAAATATTACAATAATGAAAGAATAAAACTCAATTTAAAAGGAATGAGCCCGATACAATATCGAGCTCATTATTATCAAAATTAA
- a CDS encoding energy transducer TonB, with amino-acid sequence MSSTISSNQKKSLIITTLLYATMLLILFFIRFWPPANADELAGGGGGGGVTVNFGDSDLGSGADYQSEVLEVNNQSKQTPVNTTPDEAILSQENSTDESVVIPTKEKTKKPTVVVKEETKPVIAKPKVSNTTNDALSSILKGSNKGGDGDDKTAENKGKANGSLNSGEYYGSGGSGGGTGGGNGTGTGIGTGSGYGSGSGGGSGSGSGGGVGYSLGNRKAVAKPAPKYTCNEQGKVVVEVAVDRNGRTMSAIAGVKGTTNTAKCLLDQARIAAMNTKWDASSDAPEKQVGKIVYNFNLN; translated from the coding sequence ATGAGTTCCACCATTTCATCTAATCAAAAGAAATCTTTAATCATCACTACTCTTTTGTATGCGACAATGTTGTTGATTTTATTTTTTATCCGATTTTGGCCTCCTGCAAATGCAGATGAACTTGCTGGCGGTGGTGGCGGTGGCGGAGTTACAGTCAATTTTGGAGATAGTGATCTTGGGTCTGGAGCTGATTATCAAAGTGAAGTACTAGAGGTAAACAACCAATCTAAGCAAACTCCAGTAAATACTACACCTGACGAAGCAATATTGTCACAAGAAAATAGTACTGACGAAAGTGTTGTTATTCCTACCAAAGAGAAAACAAAGAAACCCACAGTTGTAGTAAAAGAAGAAACAAAACCCGTAATAGCAAAACCCAAAGTTTCGAATACTACAAATGATGCATTATCTAGTATTCTTAAAGGATCCAACAAAGGTGGCGATGGTGATGACAAAACAGCTGAAAACAAAGGAAAAGCAAACGGAAGCTTAAACTCTGGTGAATATTATGGCTCTGGAGGTTCTGGTGGTGGAACAGGCGGAGGAAACGGAACTGGAACTGGCATAGGAACTGGGAGTGGTTATGGTTCTGGAAGTGGAGGCGGATCTGGAAGTGGTTCTGGTGGTGGTGTTGGCTATTCCCTAGGAAACAGAAAAGCGGTTGCTAAGCCTGCTCCTAAATATACGTGCAACGAACAAGGCAAAGTAGTAGTAGAAGTAGCCGTTGACCGCAACGGTAGAACAATGAGCGCCATTGCAGGCGTAAAAGGAACTACAAATACGGCAAAATGCCTGCTAGATCAAGCTAGAATTGCTGCCATGAACACCAAATGGGACGCAAGCAGTGACGCTCCTGAGAAACAAGTAGGTAAGATTGTTTATAATTTCAATTTGAATTAG
- a CDS encoding Glu/Leu/Phe/Val dehydrogenase dimerization domain-containing protein, producing MKDLLKKFENKEPEIVFNWKDPETEAEGWTVINSLRGGAAGGGTRMRKGLDMNEVLSLAKTMEVKFSVSGPAIGGAKSGINFDPNDPRKKGVLQRWYKAVSPLLKSYYGTGGDLNVDEIHEVIPMTEECGVWHPQEGVFNGHFKPTEADKINRIGQLRQGVVKVIENPKFSPDVSKKYTVADMITGYGVAEAVRNFYAIYGGDVKGKKAIVQGFGNVGSAAAFYLAEMGAKVIGIIDRDGGLINEEGFSFEEIRALFLAKDGNKLVAENMIPFEEINQKIWTIGAEIFTPCAASRLVTQSQIDSLISHGLEVISCGANVPFADKEIFFGPIMEDVDHKVSLIPDFISNCGMARVFAYFMEKKVQMTDEAIFQDTSEIIKTAIEKAYAINPSKTNISATAFEIALKQLT from the coding sequence ATGAAAGATTTATTAAAGAAATTCGAAAATAAAGAGCCTGAAATTGTTTTTAACTGGAAAGATCCTGAAACCGAAGCCGAAGGCTGGACTGTAATTAATTCTCTTCGCGGAGGTGCTGCAGGTGGAGGGACAAGAATGAGAAAAGGACTTGACATGAACGAGGTTCTATCACTTGCCAAAACAATGGAAGTTAAATTTTCGGTTTCTGGACCTGCCATTGGCGGAGCTAAATCTGGAATAAATTTTGACCCAAATGACCCAAGAAAAAAAGGAGTATTGCAACGCTGGTATAAAGCCGTTTCTCCTTTATTGAAAAGTTATTACGGTACAGGTGGAGATTTGAACGTAGACGAAATTCACGAAGTTATTCCTATGACTGAGGAATGTGGTGTTTGGCACCCGCAAGAAGGTGTATTCAACGGTCATTTCAAACCTACTGAAGCGGATAAAATCAACAGAATAGGTCAGTTGCGTCAAGGTGTTGTAAAAGTAATAGAGAACCCAAAATTCTCTCCAGATGTTTCTAAAAAATATACTGTTGCTGATATGATTACTGGTTACGGCGTAGCGGAAGCTGTTCGTAACTTTTATGCCATTTATGGCGGTGATGTAAAAGGAAAGAAAGCTATTGTTCAAGGTTTTGGCAATGTTGGTTCTGCAGCTGCTTTTTATTTAGCAGAAATGGGTGCCAAAGTAATTGGAATTATTGATAGAGATGGAGGATTGATCAATGAAGAAGGATTCTCTTTTGAAGAAATAAGGGCTTTGTTTTTAGCCAAAGACGGAAATAAACTGGTTGCCGAAAACATGATCCCTTTTGAAGAAATCAACCAAAAGATTTGGACAATTGGTGCTGAGATATTCACTCCATGCGCTGCATCAAGATTGGTGACTCAATCTCAAATTGATAGTTTAATTTCTCATGGTCTTGAAGTAATTTCATGTGGTGCCAATGTACCTTTTGCTGACAAAGAAATATTTTTTGGTCCTATTATGGAAGATGTAGATCATAAAGTGAGCTTAATTCCTGACTTTATTTCTAATTGCGGTATGGCACGTGTATTTGCTTATTTTATGGAAAAGAAAGTTCAAATGACTGATGAAGCTATTTTTCAAGACACTTCTGAAATCATCAAAACGGCTATCGAGAAAGCATACGCAATCAACCCTAGCAAAACAAACATTAGCGCAACTGCATTTGAAATTGCATTGAAACAGCTTACTTAA
- a CDS encoding chalcone isomerase family protein codes for MKKVLIVFALMSALQFNTVNAQKNFTVNGVNIPRTIEFKGTTLTLNGVGQRSKFFTDLYIQALYLTKFSQDAKQILESGNEMAVALHITSGLITSKKLSKALAKGMEKSVGESGVLKFAKELQELEDLLSTEETKSGDVFELTFNPQDESLWITKNKIYRGKIKGIEFKKAFYGIWLSENPVDKTLKEDLLGKE; via the coding sequence ATGAAAAAAGTACTGATAGTATTCGCCTTAATGAGTGCTCTACAATTTAATACCGTAAATGCACAAAAAAACTTTACTGTAAACGGAGTTAACATTCCTAGAACAATTGAATTTAAAGGAACAACCCTAACACTTAATGGAGTGGGACAACGCTCTAAATTTTTTACTGATTTATACATTCAAGCTTTATACTTGACAAAGTTTAGTCAAGATGCTAAACAGATTCTTGAAAGCGGAAACGAAATGGCTGTTGCACTTCATATCACATCTGGATTGATAACCTCAAAAAAACTATCTAAAGCGCTTGCAAAAGGGATGGAAAAATCTGTAGGAGAATCTGGAGTTCTAAAATTTGCCAAAGAACTTCAAGAACTTGAAGACTTATTAAGTACCGAAGAGACTAAATCTGGTGATGTTTTTGAACTTACTTTTAATCCACAAGATGAATCATTATGGATTACAAAGAATAAAATCTACAGAGGTAAAATTAAAGGTATTGAATTCAAAAAAGCATTCTACGGAATTTGGCTATCTGAAAACCCAGTTGACAAAACATTGAAAGAAGATTTATTAGGAAAAGAATAG
- a CDS encoding anhydro-N-acetylmuramic acid kinase — protein MFKEKYNIIGVMSGTSLDGIDLAHIVFTTKDNKWEFEILETQTVSYSTDWLNKLKSAVSFSSEKLTELNEAYTQLLGEVILNFILKNKLNTIDAVCSHGHTILHQPDKGITLQIGNLPQIASIVKQKVVCDFRVQDVALGGQGAPLVPIGDRILFSEYDYCMNLGGFSNLSFEVNQERIAFDICPVNTVFNHYSNLLGLPYDNKGAIAKNGSLQINLLKELNELDYYQKKYPKSLGFEFVKEIIIPLIDHYEISIEDKLHTFTKHIAIQIANVLPHKTGTLFITGGGAYHNFLIESIQNELPLATIIIPSPKIIEFKEALIFGILGILRLENKINVLKSVTGAKMNHSSGKIYE, from the coding sequence ATGTTTAAAGAAAAATACAATATTATAGGTGTCATGTCAGGCACATCGCTAGATGGCATTGATTTGGCACACATTGTTTTTACTACAAAAGACAATAAATGGGAATTTGAAATTTTAGAAACCCAAACTGTTTCATACTCAACAGACTGGTTAAACAAATTAAAAAGTGCCGTTTCTTTCTCTTCTGAAAAATTAACTGAATTAAATGAAGCCTATACACAGTTACTAGGTGAGGTAATCTTAAACTTCATTTTAAAAAACAAGTTGAACACTATTGATGCCGTTTGTTCCCACGGGCATACTATTTTACATCAACCAGATAAGGGCATCACTTTACAAATTGGAAATTTACCACAAATAGCATCTATCGTAAAACAGAAAGTAGTTTGTGATTTTAGAGTTCAAGATGTAGCCCTTGGTGGTCAAGGCGCACCACTTGTACCTATAGGAGATCGGATTTTATTTAGTGAATACGACTATTGCATGAATTTAGGTGGATTTTCAAACTTATCGTTTGAAGTAAATCAAGAACGGATTGCTTTTGATATTTGTCCTGTAAACACGGTGTTCAACCATTATTCAAATTTGTTAGGATTGCCCTATGACAACAAAGGAGCTATCGCAAAGAATGGCTCTCTACAAATCAATTTGTTAAAAGAATTAAACGAATTAGACTATTACCAAAAAAAATATCCTAAATCACTGGGGTTTGAATTTGTAAAAGAAATAATTATTCCCTTGATAGACCACTATGAAATATCAATTGAAGATAAGCTTCACACCTTTACAAAGCATATTGCTATACAAATAGCAAATGTGTTGCCACACAAAACCGGAACATTATTTATTACCGGAGGCGGAGCTTACCATAATTTTTTAATTGAATCCATACAAAATGAATTACCACTTGCAACTATTATAATTCCTTCACCTAAAATTATCGAATTTAAAGAGGCACTGATCTTTGGAATACTTGGAATATTGCGATTAGAAAACAAAATCAATGTATTAAAAAGTGTGACGGGAGCTAAAATGAATCATAGTTCAGGAAAAATTTATGAATAA
- a CDS encoding acyl-CoA dehydrogenase family protein has translation MDFNLTEEHLMIQQAARDFAVAELLPGVIERDEHSKFPTEQVKMMAELGFMGMMVDPKYGGSGLDSISYVLAMTEIAKVDASAAVIMSVNNSLVCAGMEKYCSEEQKMKYLVPLAKGEVIGAFCLSEPEAGSDATSQKTTAIDKGDHYLLNGTKNWITNGSTASTYLVIAQTDVEKGHKGINAFIVEKGWAGFDIGPKEKKMGIRGSDTHSLMFTDVKVPKENRIGEDGFGFAFAMNVLNGGRIGIASQALGIATGAYEIALKYSKERKAFGKEIFNHQAIAFKLADMYVKVTAAKLLVMKAACEKDEGKDIAHSGAMAKLYASEIALEVANEAVQIHGGNGYVAEYHVERMMRDSKITQIYEGTSEIQRIVISRGLVS, from the coding sequence ATGGATTTTAATCTAACCGAAGAGCATTTAATGATTCAGCAAGCTGCTAGAGATTTTGCTGTTGCAGAATTATTACCAGGAGTGATTGAGCGCGATGAACATTCAAAATTTCCTACTGAGCAAGTGAAGATGATGGCCGAATTGGGTTTCATGGGAATGATGGTAGATCCTAAGTATGGTGGGTCAGGTTTAGATAGTATTTCATATGTATTGGCAATGACCGAAATAGCAAAAGTAGATGCGTCTGCTGCCGTTATAATGTCTGTGAACAACTCTTTGGTTTGTGCAGGTATGGAGAAGTATTGTTCAGAAGAACAAAAAATGAAATACCTTGTACCTCTAGCTAAAGGGGAAGTTATTGGTGCATTTTGTTTGTCTGAGCCAGAAGCAGGAAGTGATGCAACTTCTCAAAAAACAACTGCAATTGATAAAGGCGACCATTATTTATTAAATGGTACCAAAAACTGGATTACAAATGGAAGTACAGCATCTACCTATTTAGTGATTGCACAAACAGATGTTGAAAAAGGACATAAGGGTATTAATGCTTTTATTGTTGAAAAAGGTTGGGCTGGTTTTGATATTGGACCAAAAGAAAAGAAAATGGGAATTCGTGGTAGTGATACCCACTCTTTAATGTTTACAGATGTTAAGGTTCCTAAAGAAAATAGAATTGGTGAGGATGGTTTTGGGTTTGCTTTTGCTATGAACGTCTTAAATGGTGGTAGAATAGGTATAGCATCTCAAGCATTAGGAATTGCTACAGGAGCTTATGAAATAGCTTTGAAATATTCAAAAGAAAGAAAAGCTTTTGGGAAAGAGATTTTTAATCATCAAGCGATTGCCTTTAAATTAGCTGATATGTACGTAAAAGTGACTGCTGCTAAATTATTAGTAATGAAAGCTGCTTGTGAAAAAGATGAAGGTAAAGATATCGCACATTCTGGTGCAATGGCAAAATTATATGCTTCAGAAATTGCTCTTGAGGTTGCTAACGAAGCGGTTCAAATTCACGGAGGTAACGGTTACGTAGCTGAATATCATGTTGAGCGTATGATGCGTGACTCTAAAATCACACAGATATACGAAGGAACTTCAGAGATTCAACGTATCGTGATTTCAAGAGGATTGGTTTCCTAA
- a CDS encoding DinB family protein — translation MLIPSIHSSLNELIDLLDQLSQTEYSNSCAELSNATIGEHTRHIIEMFQCLENQYDLGVVNYDKRERNTLIQTDTTFAIENIKAVQKNLEKENKNITLLQIIDGEEIRIESNYNRELLYNLEHCIHHQALIKVAILQCETVTIDPNFGVARSTIEYRNQCAQ, via the coding sequence ATGTTAATACCTTCGATACATAGTAGTTTAAACGAATTGATAGATTTGCTAGATCAATTGTCACAAACAGAATATTCAAATTCTTGTGCAGAATTAAGCAATGCTACTATTGGTGAGCATACGAGACATATTATTGAAATGTTTCAATGTCTTGAAAATCAATATGATTTAGGAGTTGTAAACTATGATAAAAGAGAGCGTAACACCCTTATTCAAACGGATACCACTTTTGCAATAGAAAATATTAAGGCTGTTCAGAAAAATTTGGAGAAGGAAAATAAAAATATAACCTTATTGCAAATTATTGACGGCGAAGAAATCCGAATTGAAAGCAATTATAATAGAGAGTTGTTATATAATTTAGAACATTGCATTCACCACCAGGCGCTTATAAAAGTTGCAATATTACAATGTGAAACCGTTACTATTGATCCAAATTTTGGTGTAGCAAGATCAACCATAGAATATAGAAATCAATGTGCACAGTAA
- a CDS encoding NRDE family protein, translated as MCTVSFVATNDSVIITSNRDEKTIRPSAIPPKSYTVNGQNLIFPKDPKAGGTWFVTKDDGTVLVLLNGAAEKHEVQLSYRKSRGLIVLEMISSASPKDFWIEIDLESIEPFTLVLFQNQELFQLRWDGNNKQTLTLDSNKNHIWSSSTLYPSLVREQRADWFYTFMSETDVISKEKLYDFHRYTQEGNEENGLVINRNNEMKTLSITQAVVHQNKVSILHYDLVEQLDFSTSFITV; from the coding sequence ATGTGCACAGTAAGTTTTGTAGCAACAAATGATAGTGTTATCATTACTTCGAACCGGGACGAAAAAACAATAAGGCCTAGCGCCATTCCTCCAAAAAGCTATACTGTAAATGGACAAAATCTTATTTTTCCAAAGGATCCAAAAGCAGGCGGGACTTGGTTTGTGACCAAAGATGATGGAACTGTTTTGGTATTACTAAATGGTGCCGCAGAAAAACATGAAGTCCAATTATCATATCGAAAAAGTCGTGGCTTGATTGTTTTAGAAATGATTAGTAGCGCGTCGCCAAAAGATTTTTGGATTGAAATTGATTTAGAGTCGATAGAGCCATTTACGTTAGTGTTATTTCAAAATCAGGAGCTTTTTCAATTGCGTTGGGATGGGAATAATAAGCAAACGCTAACTTTAGATAGCAATAAAAATCACATTTGGTCTTCATCTACTTTGTATCCATCTTTGGTGAGGGAACAACGAGCTGATTGGTTTTATACCTTTATGAGCGAAACTGATGTTATTTCAAAAGAAAAACTATATGATTTTCATAGGTATACGCAGGAAGGAAATGAGGAAAACGGTTTAGTAATCAATCGAAACAACGAGATGAAAACCTTAAGTATTACTCAGGCTGTAGTACATCAAAATAAAGTTAGTATCTTACATTATGATTTGGTAGAGCAACTCGATTTTTCAACCTCATTTATCACCGTCTAA
- a CDS encoding ATP-grasp domain-containing protein gives MKLFFHKITHWEYWPFQIVYIPIYFLWSYYSIKAKSIFFFNASNPTIKNGGFMMESKKKIYDLIPQQYYPKTELVLEVTPVENVIKTVESAAIKYPFIAKPDVGLRGSGVKKINTVQDLKEYAEKANFNYLVQDLIPFSNEVGIFYVRYPNEKSGRITGIVSKEFLIITGDGFSTVQELIKQNPRYELQLNVLKKEYGKKLFEILPKGEKLNLVPYGNHARGAKFVDGSHWITPELTKTINEMCLQIPGFYFGRLDVMYNTIEELELGINFAIVELNGAGSEPTHIYDPKHSLFFAWKELARHITYMYEISVANHKNGVPYLEHKEGMKEYRMHLEQSKKIINF, from the coding sequence TTGAAATTATTTTTTCATAAAATTACCCATTGGGAATATTGGCCTTTTCAGATTGTATATATTCCCATTTATTTTTTGTGGTCTTACTATTCGATCAAGGCAAAATCGATTTTTTTCTTTAATGCTTCTAATCCCACTATAAAAAATGGTGGGTTTATGATGGAGTCTAAGAAAAAAATTTACGACTTGATACCGCAACAGTATTATCCCAAAACAGAATTAGTTTTGGAAGTAACCCCAGTAGAAAATGTTATAAAAACAGTTGAAAGCGCAGCAATAAAGTATCCGTTTATTGCAAAACCAGATGTTGGACTACGAGGATCTGGAGTCAAAAAAATTAACACGGTTCAGGATTTAAAAGAATATGCTGAAAAAGCAAATTTCAATTACTTGGTTCAAGATTTAATACCTTTTTCAAATGAGGTTGGTATTTTTTATGTGCGCTATCCTAATGAAAAATCAGGTAGAATTACTGGAATAGTATCTAAAGAATTCTTGATTATTACTGGAGATGGTTTTTCAACCGTTCAAGAGTTAATCAAGCAGAATCCACGCTATGAACTTCAATTGAATGTCTTGAAAAAAGAGTACGGTAAAAAATTATTCGAAATTTTACCAAAAGGCGAGAAGTTGAATTTAGTACCCTACGGTAATCATGCTCGAGGTGCAAAATTTGTAGATGGTAGCCATTGGATAACTCCAGAATTGACTAAAACGATTAACGAAATGTGTTTGCAAATCCCAGGTTTTTATTTTGGTAGACTGGATGTCATGTACAATACCATCGAAGAATTAGAACTAGGAATTAATTTTGCAATTGTAGAGTTAAACGGAGCTGGGAGTGAGCCAACTCATATTTATGACCCGAAACATTCCCTATTTTTTGCATGGAAAGAATTAGCACGTCACATTACATATATGTATGAAATAAGTGTGGCAAATCATAAAAATGGCGTTCCTTATTTAGAACATAAAGAGGGAATGAAGGAATATAGAATGCACTTAGAACAAAGTAAAAAAATTATAAATTTCTAA